TTGCCTAAAGTACTCCCGCTGCCAACTATCCATAGACAGAACCTACATTATACCAGGCCGACTAAAACTGATTAGTATGAAGTAATGAACCGTATTATGATGAACTTATAAACAAAACCTTAGcggttttgtttttttaataaaataagttCCGTTAAGTTCACATGAGGGCCGGTTTTCAGGTGAAAAGAACGAAGGTAGGATGCtcagaagtatatatatattacctTGGTAAGAGCTACTTTTGTTCTCTGACAATTTGTAAGGCGTCCAACTGATCCATTTACATTGCTCCGAACAGTTGAGATTGTTATGATGTCTTCCTCACCACCTTGGAATCCATCAACAAAGCGTATATTGGTGCATAAATTTCCCTTATGTTCTGTATAGTTCATGCCAATTTTTTCTTGCAGCAAACGTACTTGACCCTTGTAATCATAGATTACTCCTACATTCACCTTCTGTTTCATGACACAATAATAATCTGCATATATTGGCAGATCAAAATATATCAGATCATTCAGATCATGGAAAAGTGATTGTCTGTGCCACCAGAAACTAGCCACGCAGCAAGGACCGTCTTCCAACCCATGAACAATACAACATAACACAGTATTTTACCATATTTATGAGGGTCTAGTAATTTTGTTACAAATAATAATTAGATTTGGACTACAATTCTAATACTAATATATATTAGTCCTAGACTTTTAAGTTAGATTTAGATTACTAAAGTATGACATCACGTTATCCTGAGTCAAGCAGGAGTACTAATTAGTTAGTTTGTACTATATATGTATGTCTCTTGTTATCAGCAATACAATTCAAGGGCTCGACTGATTGTTTGTCGAAACAATTCAAGGTTTACTTTTTTCTGTATAATTCCCATTTCAAatccttgtttttcttttctttcttctaGATCAATTGAATATTTTCAAGGATAAATTGGACTGAAGGGAGAGCACTATCAAACTATCAGcaagaagaaagagaaaatcaagGGCTTAAGCTGCTAAAGTTTGAAGATTTACATTTTCCTACTCAAGTTTGAAAGTGAATACTCATCTCCCTTTTCCTTCCccattttccaaaaatcaaggTGTTCTTTCCTTTTCGTATATGTATtatcaattttttaattttcgcATAAATTCTGAAGTTAGGGTTTCATAATTTCGATTCTTGCGtaattgaaattgatttgggatTGGTGCAATTCACAATTCTGTTCTTGCgtaaatgtaattaattgaggggttttgttgttgttggtctgATGTGTGGTTCATTGAGGGGTTCTTTGTTAATTGATAGTGATGAGTGGGGTTAGTCcaaaaaatttacaaaaaaCACATGGTATTGTTGTTGATACAGGAATACAAAATTGGAACGATTTGTTCAAATGTTAGGGATGATTGTTGTAGTATGATCATGTGCATCTTGTAAATGGTCCTGATGTGGTTCCTGATTGACTGATTCTGTTGTGTTAATTCTTTGTAAAGTTGTGTTTCATGCCTTATTTTACTTCACGTTCCATAGTAGCTAGCCTTGAATGAATGTCAGGCATGGAAACTATAGATTTCAGCAGTCATGCAAAAGAAATGAGTTTGTATTGCCACATGCTCTAGCAGCTCTAGAACGGGAGCATCTACGCTCTAATTACATGTCTTTgacatcacaaattcacaacacAAATCAAGTAGGTATAAGTAGTACTTCGTGTAAGTCTGGTGCTTCAATGTTGAAATGCTCTTTTGGTCTATTGCGTAAAAAACTAAGTGTATCTGCCTTTTACAGTATGGATGCCTCGAGAGAGGTCAAGATCTTTGATTTTAAAGTCATTGTGATGACACCTGTTGATTCCTTTGGCATTGATTTGATACTATTGGGACTCCCGGGATAAAAAGGTGAGTTTTAAACAGATTAATGATAAATTATCATGTTGCCTAACTGTTTGATTTTATGATCATCCTTCACAAGTGTATTACATAGTGACTACTCTTGCTTGCAACCACATTTCTAGAGCCTAATTAGCTCAATATGGTAGAGCATTGTGTGAAATACACAAAGACGTAGGTTCAACTCCTACATAGgctacaaaattcaaaatattcaCTAATCCTCTCTTATAAAAGTGAAAATTCAACATAGAAGACCACTGTTTTGATTCTCCGGGACACTTAAATAAAACAGGAACATTGTCTAAACACTTACATAGTCGAATAAACATCAAAAACTAATGTAACCGTTGCTTTGGCAAAAAAACTTACATTATCTTGCAAAAGAACTACATCCCACATTTTAAGCAACAGAGCCAGGTTTGCAGATACAAGAAGTGCTAGTTTGAGATAAGACATCAACAATACTCTTGTGCTTTTTAGGTTTAGGGATTGAGGTTGGGGCAGATTTCTTCAACCTTGTGGCAATAGCAAGGCACCGAGAGATTCAGTAGAGAGAAGAGAAGATCTAGTTGCAGCAGGGGCATGTGCAGAGATCACAGGAGGTACATGTGCAGGTGTAGGCGTGCAGCTGCTATTGGAGCGGTGGAAAGAGCAGTTGATTCCACCTTTGGATTTTGGAGCATTAGAAGTTTCCATTGGAGGGTTTTAGAAAGTCTTCTTGTAGTGTCCTATCTTTCCATGTAGCCATATCACCAATCAACAAGGTCATTGATATCGAATCATCATCCCCCATCTTTCCATGTAGCCTAAATATTTCTTCTCAGTCTTTATTTTCTTCACTAACTCTATAGGTGATGCAGCAGCATGCCGTAACCTCGCAGACTCAGATCTGTGAGTGAGGCCAATGATTGAAACATTGCAGCATTACAATGGACTTATCTTGATGAATGGTTTGCGTTTTATATTTTTGTAGCCTTTCTTTGCCTCTTTTGAATGTTTAGGTACAGTGGAACCCTTGCATCTATGCATTTAGGAAGGTAGGTATGATAATGAACTTCTCCTAATTTGTTATAATGAACTTCTCCTAATTGGTTATCTTAAGCCTTTGATAATGCAACATGCTTGTTGGCATTTTCTTTGAATATTGTGCCCTTTGCTAGGCAAGCTGTAGTTTCCGCGAAAACCAGACAGTCAAAGAAAGTTTTCTGGCTTTGTCTGGATAGAGATGCTTTGGTAAAGCGATCTAGTTCAAATTGGAAGGTATCAGGTGTTCTTTTAGATGAGTTTTTCAAGTCCGCTCTCTCTAGATAAAACTTCACTGGCACCAGAAGTTATCTACAGTTAACACATTGAAATCATTAATGTACACTTTTCAGGCTCCTGGTGGTCTGAGAGATCCATCAGACAGAGAGATTGAAATGTCACCTCATGGAAGTCTCACTAAGGTACACTTTGTGCATGTTTATCACCTTTGAATTTTTATGGGTACTATGTATCTGCAAATGTTTGTGCTATATAATGTGCTAAAAGTATTTCTTGCTTCTTTTTCTGAAAAGAATTCGAGTTATTTCTTTGTTTGAATTACCTTTTGTCTACATAGATGGTGTATTTTCAGCTCAAGAATAATTAGTTCCCTCATGTGATTTTTTATTGAGTAACATCCTCTGGTGTAACCTTCAGAAGACATGATATTTGATTGAAGAAGCAATCAGCAAACTATTCTAGTGTATGATTTCTAAGCTCGATAGTTTATTAAACATTGTTGTGAAGTTGTCCCTATTAATGTTTGTTTCTTCAGGTATAGCGATTCCTAAAAATCTTGCTGAATTTTATTGTGCTCGGCATTGACTACTGTGATATGAAGAAATAGATGCATAATGATTACTCAAGCTGCCACGAACTGCTGCTACCTAATTTCATTACAAATTATTTTACATTGGTTGAAACATCTGTTAAAAACTGATTTGGTTGTGTTTAtaatttgtttgaattgttgCATTTTTTCTAGAATGTTCTCTGTTGATTGTTTCACTGTTCTGGTACAGAGGTACATTCGTTGGCATGTTTTCCCGAGTCCTTTTGGTCACTGATTTTTACTCGGTGGAGTAGgatatatgcttattttttttTAGATATGGTGCATTTTTATAGTGTGATACTTCATGCTGTTTAGAGTTCTGACCGTTAACCCCTTCAATGCACCACAGATTGTTATGAATCCCAAGTTGAAGCTCCCTGAAATATTTCAACTCCAATGCAAGCTCAAGGATATTTATTTTCCTTACATTCAAGTATGATCATGAATCATATATTTACTAACAATCTGCCTTTTTCATGGTCTAATAAGTTGAATGTTTGagttttgaataaaatattcaaCTTGTTATCCATGTGCCAATTATTATCAAACAAGTCTCTTCCGATAGTTCTTTTACTTGTACAGTTATATAAAGAGTCAACTCCTAGTTGCTTGTTGCTTGTTGCTTGTTGCTTGTATTTTCCGAGATATGCTGGATTTATATTGGTGGAACACTGTTCTGAAGTGTGATATGATGAGATATCAAAGGATGTAGCCATGTAGGTGGTAAGTTGGATTTTGGCATTTTTTCATCATTTCATTATCTAATGCCATTCTGTCTATTTGAACAGAGTGTGTAGTGACATTTTCCTAAATATTCCAATCgccttttctttctctttggCTTCTGTCTAACTGTAAACAATCCATTATAAACAGGAGAGGAGCTGATTATATGCGGGTATGTCAAGTTACTCTCTGTTAGACTTCTGCTACATTTTAATACCGACTTGTGTCTCCTGATATTTTTGTTGTTAAAGGCCACTAGGTGTTGACTGTTGAGGATAAAAATGGTAGTGTGCTTACAGTTGATGCTAGTAGCACAAACTTGGAATTTCACAGCTCTATATCTCTGCCTGTCATTGCGGTAGACTCAGGAATGAAGAGCATTAGATATTGACGGGGTCAGTCCATATTCATAATTTTTAAGTAATTTTTGGTGAAAAACAAATCATTGAAACTATGAACTGTATGACTTGTATTCTGCTGCCCAGTTGTTTGGTCGAGTATTTGGGAGAAGATAAAAATATGGCCATTGTCTGTCTATCTAATGCTGCCTGCTATAACAACACAGGAGAATTATGAAACTGTTCCCAAGTCCCTAGCCTGGAGAATTGGGAAGAATCTTTGAAGGCCGTCAACTAATTATATGTCTTGAAAATATCAGGCAAGTCTTATAAATGTATCAGTAACTATTTCACCTTAGAATTTTTTCATTGCATTGACACTGACTTATATGGAGCATGAATTGCAGTGCATTTACTGGGAATTGTATTAAAACCTGATCAACAAAGAAGGTTTCTGGATGAGCTGcaaatacaacaacaacacaaaaGAAAGAAGTTTGTTATTAATAGGCGAAGGCATAGGTGCCTAAGCTTGTAGTGCTCACTGTTTCAGGTGGAGTAAACGAGACTTTGTCCCTTTTAGTTCCACAAGCGCGGCACCTGTCAAAGTCGAAGATGATGATGGAGAAATTTCCAACAGCTAGCTAGTTTGCAGGGCCATTAATTATATGAGTGCCCTTCTTTGACTGGATGATAGCTGCTAGCTGCAAGCTGCTTTCATAATCCATTGTTAATTATATTCAACCTTCTGTACACTTCTGGTTATTGTTCTACTAGCTCAATAGTCAATACAAACAACTAAGCATTGGCTTCGCTAATTGCATGACTATATACCTATTCCTTAACAGGACGgctttaaattaaaattataaaaaatagatGAATCTGCATTCTctatttgatgatgatgatgatgatgatgatgatgattcttTTTTGTTCATTTTCCAATGCCAGCGACTTCGATCACACCAAAGTAGGAGAGGTGAAAATATGAAAAGGTTGGATCTCAAAACTGTGCTTTAACTCATCTAATTTCCATCAATGCATAAACAAATTAAATGCCGCCACATATGTGGAAAATGCATAACTCAGGGGACTAAACTTTTAACCTAAGTGACTAATCGATTGTTAAGGTTGGTTTGGTTAATTTTGGCCTGAAAATAAATAGTATGTTTGAAAACGTCAAAACATCTTATGAATTTAAAATACATGGGAATTGCAAATATAACTGAAGTATAACTTGCCAAATGCAACCAAGCATCACCTAAGAACATAAATAATATCTTATGCGCGGagcatttttatattttatacagTACAAAAATTTGCGCTAGGAACCCGATCCGAGATGAACCCGTACCACATAACCCAAACACGAACCAAACCGTTaaattttcaacccgaaccgaaccgaacCAATAGCAAAATAAACCGATTTCTACCCGAACCGAAATCAAACCGATGACCCAATTTGACAACCATCTCATTATACCCGTTTAAATTTAAGGCAAGCTAGCATCTCAAAAAATCAGCAAGTCATCCCAAAAAATCAGCAAGCTTTCCTTAAGGGTTAACCGGCGCGGCTTTTATTGAAGAGGGAAGAAGAATCAAAATGAAAATCGAAGAAATGGAAAACGATGGAAATGAAGTTGAGATCCCTGGAGATGAGGTGGTAACTGACCATATCCCTGAAGATGAGTTGGTAACTAAGCATATCCCTGAAGAGGTGGTAACTAAGCATATACTTCCATGGCTGCCCATCAAACCGTTAATACAATACAAGCTTGTTTCTAAAAATTGGAACGGTATTATCTCTTCCCCTAGTTTTATTCTAAAACATACCAATCAACCTCTTAAGCATCATCCTGATCTCCCTGTTGAATCTCTTATCATACAGTATGATTTTAAGTTTTACATCCTCTCCTACAATCCTGAAACTCCTGAAAACACTGATCTTGTTCAATTAAAGGTTGATTTTGGTGATAAATATCTTATGATGGTTGGTTCTGATAAGGGTTTAGTGTGTGTAGCTGACAATCGTGGGGAATTGTTTTGTCTTTACAATCCGGCTACTAATGAAATCAACAAGTTTTACTCAGGTTTAAAGCATACTAATCAACGTTGTTTGTGGGGTTTTGGATATGTTTCTgctgaaaatgattttaaaGTTGTTAGAATTTTATATGTGTCCGAGGATGATGATCAAGAAGAAATCGATcaagaaataaaaaatgttgatGTGTATTCCCTAAGGTCTAACCTTTGGAAGAATGTTGATATTGGGGTTTGGTTTGAGGAAGGTATGGAAATGTACCCGACACCAACTTTAGTCAACGAGACAGTGTATTGGAGATTAGATAATTACCAAGATGAAATGGTTAAGGTAGTTGGATTCGATTTGATACGAGAAAAGTTTGAAATGTATTCTCATTTGACTTTCGGGGATGATGATGCAATATGTGTTATGGGAGGGTGTTTGTCCAAGTGTATTTCCAATGGTCATGAtttcttctaattttgaatGTGATATTCAGATCAATGAGCTAATTGATCGTTTGGTTGGGTTTAGTAAGACGGGTAAGATTTTCTTATCTCATATTCAAAGAGAAGGAACTGGAGGAAAAGGAATTGCAATTATAAGCTTGCTTGGCCAAGGGGAGAGGCAAACACTTGTGACTCTTGGACCTGAGATTTGGACTTTTATGGTGAAATATGTCCCAAGTGAGATTTCACCCCATCCTTCAGCTCAATGGCCCAATGCACCAGCAGCAGCGCCACCAGCACCAGCACCAGCACCAGCACCAGCAGCAGAGGTACTGTTTgttgatatttttttaattctatAAAATAGTGTTTTCTTTCTCTTGTCTGAATTCTTGATACTTTACTGAATGATCTGTGTCAATACTCAATTGGTTAATACAGCATTATGCATTATGAGTAATTCATTTGCTAAGTTTGTGGTTTGGGACTTTAGATTAACTCCCTTGGCAAAATTAGCATGCTAATTTTCAATAGATAGGTGTTTATTAGATGCTCGAGGGTTATAAAACTCAAAACATCCGATTAGAGACCCTAAATACCAGAAACAAGAGCATGAGAAAGTTGCATCAGCAACACTCAATAAAAAAAGAGAGCTGAATTCTGGTTTTTGACAGCTGTGATAGATATGCTTGCAGCCTACAGGTGATGTTAGTAAGGGTAGGTCCATATAACTCAGTTGGATTTAGAAATTAGAAAACAGTTGATCATGTTGTAGGAGAAGAGTGATGTCTTACCAGTTTTCGTGTCTATCACAGCTACTACAGCAAGTCTGTTTTCTGACAGAACTAACAATACCTCTGAAATACTTTGGTCTCCATATACTTTATAGGTAGAGTATTTCCTTTGAAATATGTCAGGgagaaaaatgttgtttggattagattagtgttttctattttttctatCCTAGTATACAATCATCTCTGAATTTGCTTAGTACCggaaatctgacaaggaaatgttAACGATCCTCTAGCCCACTTGATTGAAGAAGGAACTTGACTACTGAATTCTGCTACTAAACAGGAGATAATAAGTTCTCGATCTGCAGTTCTATTTTACAAAGATTTGGTTTCTTTTTTGGCTCAAAAGTACCTGTATAATGAAACCAATAACTTGATCTGTGGCTCGCTCTATCACTGGCAGAACAAGAAGACGGTGGATCCCATAGGAAGTATTTTGCTAGCTCCCCAACCTGTTGAATTAGTATATGATGCCATAGCATGTTAAGAAAATGGAGAGATGTAAAGTTAGCAACTTCATAATTTCCCCTCTGTCCGGAAAAAGCAAGCCACATTGTCCCAAGACTCCCAAGTCCAAACACGCATATGGTCATATACTACATACTTCATAAGTAGTATCTATATTACCTGGACTCGGATATCCATATTGGACATGAGTACGTGTCCAATTGCCTGATACGGCTATTTTATTACATAATTTTGGTTCAAAATGAAGTATCCAAGTGTCATATCCGTGTCCGAGTGTCGAGGATTCGACACGGGAAAGTCCAAGTAACACACAGTACGTAGTATAAGCATAAAACATAATATTTTTCCTTGAatactacttcctccgtctctttttgttctttacgtttttctttttgggtgtcccaaaatgttctttatattatcacataaataatttaatattctatcaaaatttgtgtccaattattattttaaccaattaaatccatttaataatttaatatctCACACTATCTATTAGAACATTAacttttctcattttctcaatatcagaattttgataagagtgaaaacattataaataaacgtaattttcctcgTTTACATAAAAAAACTTAGCAGAATTTCAATGCATTTTAGTTAATTAATCGTcaaaacgcgtgcaaaatagcaaacgtaaaaaacaaaaagagacggagggagtactacttCAAAATAGTTGGACCATTCCCATACCCTTCCCGTCTctaatcttcttttttttttttttttttgacataggctttTCCAAAAAACGCATATGGTCTCTAATCTCAGTAACGACACAAACGGTCCGAAGTGTCGAGGAGATGCATAATGTCCAGCTTCATCCTTTTTCAGCCTCTACAATTTCATTCTCACCAGAAACTAATGAAGTACATGTATACGCAAATACTAGATCCCTTGTACTTTCCTTTTTTCGATCAATTCCATGAAATGATCGTTGAATAGTCATGCAAATacctgtttaattaatttgttataTATTAGTCATGCAACAAATTAACCATCGATCTGACCCACAAAACATCACATTACGAGTGCAGTGTCCCATATTAATAAAAGATGATCGAAAGAGATAACCACTTTGTAATTAACGTTATATATGGGAGTTATTCTTCTTATTGCcatatataattttaaaatgaaaccTCATTTGATCTTATGTAATGGACTCTCTCCTTTACTAACAGGTGTAGCTTAGGTCCGTATTTAATATATCATAATTTACAAATTGTTAACGAGAAAAATATCACAATCAACTATATATCTATCAATCTAATAATAACAAGTCTACTCTCTTAATACGTAGTTCTACATAGAGCTGGCAAAAAttgacccaacccaccaacccaacccgaacccaacccaataataaagggttgggtcaagattttcaacccgtttaattaaatgggtcaacccaacccaacacgtttaattaaatgggttgggtcaggttgaaattttcaacccaAAAACAACCCGTCTAACCCGTTTAAGTGCAAGCAagtatgtaatatatatatatatatgtataatgtgttttgaaagattttatttctcattttcccttcaacattgaataattatttgacgttttgattcatgtcaaatacatattgaaaaattactttttgcaatgagatatgccataacaaaatcacctcgcaattctatagtcaaatcaatttacaattaaaagtgggaaaaaaaaaattaaacgggtcaacttcaggtcaacccatttatagttgggttgggttgggttgaaaatctcaacccgtttaattaaacaggtcgggttgggttgggaaaatctcaacccgtttataaatgggtcgacctgatttcgacccaacccaacccaacccattgccAGCTCTAGTTCTACTTCtacatatttgttttatttaaagGCTAAAATTGGAGATTTAAAGCAATGTACATTGTTCCATGCCATTAAAATTATGTGTTCAAAGTTAAATCTATTAAATGGGTGAAGTATTTCACTCCGAGCCAAACATTTACTACGTCGAAGTCAATTTCGATCAATTAATGAAGTATCTGTCCTTTCACAATTTAATCTTTGGGGCAATAGATAAATTGTCTTGAAATGTTTGTGCAAAACCTAAGCAGCTTAATTAGCTTGCCAAAATCCAAATTTCGTTAATTAACTTCCTTTAAGAGAAAACCCTATGTGTACCTCGACAGTAAACTCTATATATCATGCCCTAAAAAAGTTAAAATTTCACATTGATTGTGACCTCATCTGATAGAGATAAACACCTGCCACACCAGGGATACCGTGCCGTTGGGCCATCTGCAGGACAGCATCATAATTCAATACATCATACGTTCGtaaatagttgcaccatttTAATTTTTGGCACTATTTACTTGTCTTGTTTTGACCTCAATTTTctactaataaataaaattaaaaattattatacaaAGTATTATTAGGTTCGTCTTaatatactcccttcgtcccggaatactcgacccggtttgaccggcacagaatttaagggacttgaattgacttatttaatttaataggtagtagttgatagtgaggtattattttaatgtagttagtgggaggtgggttaagaggtggggttgggggagagtaggggttgaattttttattattttttgtatggagtagggggtaggtgggttaataggggtggagtgagaaataatataatattgttagaatatttccatttttagaaacagatcaagtattaagggacggtccgataaggaaaacaggtcaagtattccgggacggagggagtatattttaaaaataccaactttttataatttttactaatacataattataagtattgatggtcaaagtaatGCGTCGGCAAACgtgaaagtcaaaacggtgcaactATTTATGAACGGAGGAACTAATTAAGTAAGGGTTAATTGTACTATTTCAAGTAGAATGATTCAAGACTATGCACAAGTTAAGATCAGACGGGAAGATACTAGTAAATGTATACAATTGAAACCTAATTTAACATGATAAAACAAGAATAAACATAATGCATGGCTAACTACTTAATTGATGGATGCTATTTTTAGGTTAAGAATTAAATTGATTTCAGCCAAACCTTAATTTTTTGGTGTCGAGACAAACTTCTTATTTGTTGACTTGTTGTTAGTCGTTACGCTTGCTCGATATCGAAGAATTATATAGGAAATTTAGGAATACGTTTGAAGATGAACATGGACGTCATCAAaattcattttctatttttaatttCACTTTGAATTTTTACCGAGACAACTTATTTGTTTTTTTCAAATATATATTAGGAAGTTGCAAAGGTATATAGATAAGATAATACATTATCATCATATCCTTTGAATCGATCTTGAAGTATTAATTAAATTGGACACATATATTGTTGCAATTTTATGATTTGATAGTGTAATACTTCCCCTGTtcataaatactcgcaacgtttggtatttttactgttacactattcacatattccatttgactattgttggtgatttatatgtcaaataaaaGCATAGTCATGTGCGATCtaattagattcgtctcaatacgtattttcaaaatatcaaatttttataatttttgcttgaagagaatttaagatattgaCGATCTAAATTGTACATTGGCATCtgacatgcgtgaaagtgacaaacgttgcgagtatttatgaacggaggaagtatgctTTAGTAATGTGACGAATGATTCTCGAATAAGAGAATACAAGTTATTATCCaaatattaaaacaaaaaacaaagagAAAGAAGTTGAAAAGGGAGACTTGAACAAGGGAGACTGTCCTATCCAACTTGCACAATGATAATTGTGTGAAGAAAACCCCATGGATGTTCTTGCACCTACGTCATTATAAACCTTCAAACCTTTGAACTCTACTCCTTATCTACATGTCATTGCCTTTAGTAAGTTCACTTCTTTGGCCTTTGGCCCTTTTATGATTGTCTGTTTGGTT
This genomic stretch from Spinacia oleracea cultivar Varoflay chromosome 3, BTI_SOV_V1, whole genome shotgun sequence harbors:
- the LOC110796943 gene encoding putative F-box protein At3g16210; its protein translation is MENDGNEVEIPGDEVVTDHIPEDELVTKHIPEEVVTKHILPWLPIKPLIQYKLVSKNWNGIISSPSFILKHTNQPLKHHPDLPVESLIIQYDFKFYILSYNPETPENTDLVQLKVDFGDKYLMMVGSDKGLVCVADNRGELFCLYNPATNEINKFYSGLKHTNQRCLWGFGYVSAENDFKVVRILYVSEDDDQEEIDQEIKNVDVYSLRSNLWKNVDIGVWFEEGMEMYPTPTLVNETVYWRLDNYQDEMVKINELIDRLVGFSKTGKIFLSHIQREGTGGKGIAIISLLGQGERQTLVTLGPEIWTFMVKYVPSEISPHPSAQWPNAPAAAPPAPAPAPAPAAEHYAL